Genomic segment of Colletotrichum destructivum chromosome 5, complete sequence:
GTTTATTGCCTGCACCAAGACGCTCAGCCGACAGGACCTCGTTTTCATGGAGAAGTGCTTTCAACGGACGTTGTTCGAGTACGAAGAGTTTATGCACCACTGCTCCGCTCCGACCATCGTCCTTCGCCGTACGGGCGAGATTGCCGCCGTGAATAAGGAGTTCATTGCCCTGACCGGATGGACCAAGGATGTCCTCCTGGGCAACGAGCCGAACCTGAACGTTAACACGGGTGGGACGGGGTCGACGACCAACAGCGGTCGCAATACGGGCCGCGCGGGCGTCTCAACGCCCaaggcgtcctcggcgacgctcGACCAAATGAAGAACGACAGCGGCTCGCGCAAACAGCCTGTCTTcatcgccgagatcctcgacgacgacagcgtcGTTGAGTTCTACGACGACTTTTCGCATCTCGCGTTCGGCGACAGCCGCGGCAGCGTCAACCGCACCTGCCGGATCCTCAAGTATCGCACAAAGGAGCAGGCCGAtgcggcgtcgtcgacggacACGATGCCGCAGCAGGACCCGCGCAAGAGCATCCTCAGCAACCGCGTCACCcgcatcgacggcgagcacgGCATCTCCAGgatcgagaaggacggcaaggtGGACTGCCGATATTGCTGGATGATTAAACGAGACGTATTCGATATCCCCATGTTGATTGTGATGAACGTgggtcccccctccctttccgcGATCTCTCGTCCCTCGGGAGATCAGTCCTTTCCCCACTAACAGAAAACTAGTTTCTTCCGTGCTATTACCAGAACAAAGAGCCGCACGGGCTGGCAGTATAAATGGGAGTtttgaagaaaaaaagaaggagagagtGGGGGGTCATCATGGCATATATGGGACGGGTGTCATCATGGGAGGCGTTTTTGGTCTTGAATCAGGACAAGTGTTTTTCTCTTGCTCCCGCTATCACTCGAATCATGGTGTTTTCCCGTTGAATGGGAAGCCGGGAAAGGGCGCGCGCATGCTAGGATAGGATCACGGTTCATATCATCCTGTAGTCAGGCCCCTTCCTACTATTTTTCTCCAACACATATCTCTCGAAGAGAGACAGGAGAAACTTTCAAATGATACTTTTTTCTATATATTACGCTCTGCATCCCGTTCGTGCCCTTGGGAAGAAATGTGCTGTGGTGAGGAAGCGAGGACGCAGGAATTCTACGCCTTGGGGAGCGGCTCTACTAGCCACTTCGCATCCAGCAAaccgtccgtctcggcgccgGGTGTCAGCGCCTTGGGCGGCGCCCATCGGTCGCGGGCAAGCGAAGTCCGCGCAACGTCGCAGTCGGTGTTGATGTCGGCGACAAGGGCTTCGAGGCTCTTGTAGTCCTTCTCTTCCCGCACGAAGCCAAGAATGAGGAGGCGCATGTGAGCGTCGTAAAAGTCGGCCGAGAACTTATGAAGCACGTGGACCTCGGCGGAGCGGACGGTGTTCTTGTAGAAGGGGTTGTAGCCGATGGACATGACCATGGGATACAGCTGGAACTCGAGGTGGGGCTGAGccgggccggcgccggaggagggcggcggggcgATGCGGTCCGGGTGCGAtgcggggagggagagggaagcCCAGCCAAAGTAAACGCCGGATCTGGTGTTGTCTATCCAGGGGGTTTGAGAGGAGTCTACTGGGAGGTTTGCGGTTGGTATTCCGAGCTGTGGTCAAGGAGGGATTTTGTTagccggaggggggagggggttggcCTTGTGAGGATTCTTATGAGATGAGTGTGAGCGCGGTGGGGGTACGAGAAGAAATGATGAGTGGGTGAAGGGCAGGTGTGTTTCTCATATGTGATGAAGGTGAAGCAAGAGGCGTCGGCGCACGTCGTGAAAGACGCTGGTGAGGGAAGAGTCGATGAAAACTGACCTCCTTAGACCCCCGGCCGAAGCCGGAAATGACCTTGCCCTCCATTTTGAGCGGGAAGGGGGCCTCGGGACCGGAGTCCGGGCCGACGACAAGAGGACGTGTCGTCGTCTCTGCCATCTTTTCCGTCTTTTTTCGGGCGGGTGAGCTCTGTCACCTTTCGAACGCGATAAGTGCCCGTCTGCTCCGTTGAGGAGTGCTGATTAATCAAACCACTTGAACGAGCTTTGCTGTCCCCAGGGTTAGCGTTATGTTTTTCCTTTCGCGCAATATTGAAAAGTAGGGAGACGCaccaaaaaaagaagaaagactGTGAGTCCAAGTAGGGATGACTCTGTTTTCTGCAGTGCGAGTACCgcaagaagacggagaaaGTCAATGTGAAATTTGAGGTGGAAGGTTTGTGAGAGATGGTGAGAACTGGGGGGGATTGCGACATGGAGAGTGGTGAGTCGCCGCTGAGCTGATGAGACGCGGTGGGGGCTGCATGATTGATGGAGGGGTCAACTGCGGTCTCTGATTCGGGCAGCTTCGATAAGCTCTAGTccgcccgtcgtcgttgttgtcgttaTCAACCCGATGGATGGATCGAGAGGGGCGCCTAGGCAGGCACGCCGCACCCTCTTTCAAAGGCTGTCGGTTTGGTGTGGTGGGGCAGTCTTGGTTCTTAATTTACATGGCAGGTGCACACGACTTCGGCCTTTGAGAGGAAGGACGAGCCGGCATGCCGGAGTCTGCCGTATGACAATGCATCGTCAGAACAGTGGTGCTtggtccttctcgtccaaTGGTTTCACAAACTCGTCTCGTGTACTATGTAAAGTTTTGGGATATGATATTTGATTCCGATAAACGAGGGTATATATTTGTTTGGTATACGGATGCAAAATCAGGAAAACACGCGCTGCTCAGGCACAACAGTTTCTCGTCTAGAGAGACAGTGAATGGTTTCGTACAAGAGGGATATCAACAAATTTCATCAAACCAACACACTTATCGACTGCAAGATCAACGGACATGAGGAGAGTAAGGCGGATGGACCtctgggcgacggcgaatCAACTTCTGCGGGACGAGACCCTGGTTGTTGCCATTGGGTCACTCGGTCGAACGAACACTGCCgaacctcgacgccgccgtaTCACCGCACCGTTCTTCCGACTACTCACTTGACAGAGGCTCAGAACCTAAGAGCGGGGCCAAGGGCCGTGCTTCCACTCCGTCCGCCCAAGCCGAACAATCTCGGCGCCGCTAATCTCCCACACTCCGGCCGGCGCCTTGCCTTGCTCCACAAGAACAGCTGCATGCACGGCGGCGCGAGCAatgacctcggcctcctggcCAATGCTGTCCTGGATGTTGCGACTGACCATGCCAAGGGTCCTGATGACGCTCTGGAAGATGCCCTCGGCGGCACGGCTCTCCTCGCGCTGGCCAAGGATCATGCCGGGCTTCAGGATAATTCCGTGGTCGAagccggcctccttgatggcatcctcgacgccgttcTTCATCTTGCTGTAGGGCGCTTGGGCCGAGAGGGCGCCTCGGGTGCCGGCGCTCGAGATGAAGATAAAGGCCTTGCAGCCGGCCGTCTTTGCGGCCTTAACGAGCTCGACGTTAAGGTCATGGTCAATCTTCCACTGCTCGGCGATGctgccggcagcggcgcgcGTGGTACCGAGggccgagaagacgacggtAGGGAGCGGCTGCAGGGCGGCCAACTTGGGTGGCCAAGCCGAGGTATCCTGCTCGATAATAGGCTTCAGCGTgaggccgccggccttgggCGGGCGGCGTGAGATAGTGTTGACGGCAGCAAAGGCCTCAGAGGTGATGAGGTTGGTGAGGATGTGGGATCCGACAAGGCCGGTGGACCCGATGACTGCGGCCGAATGCGCCATGGtagggaggagaagaggtctGTTGTCAGGGTAACTTTGGAGGAGCAGGTCTCAGCGAAGAAGAAAGGAGTAACAAGACGATTGATTCGACGACCCGGCGGCTTGGTACGTGACGTTGGGTTACTTGAAGCGTCTGTGATGCTGCAGCTGTCGGTCTTTTTTCCCTGTCTGTGTGTGGgcgaaaagaaagagaagatgatgagaaTGAGGCGCGAGAGCAGGATGCAGGAAGTCCGTGAGAGAAAGGGTTGATGCGGGCTTTATGGGAACTTGCTGCCCTTTCTTGCTTGCTTCGAGTTCGAGGGCTTGACCTCTTCGTTGTCTGTGTGTCTTTGGGTGAGACAAGGCCGAGAGGGGTGCGACGAAGCAAGATGAGAGGGGAATGGCAAGA
This window contains:
- a CDS encoding Putative riboflavin kinase domain, bacterial/, riboflavin kinase domain superfamily codes for the protein MAETTTRPLVVGPDSGPEAPFPLKMEGKVISGFGRGSKELGIPTANLPVDSSQTPWIDNTRSGVYFGWASLSLPASHPDRIAPPPSSGAGPAQPHLEFQLYPMVMSIGYNPFYKNTVRSAEVHVLHKFSADFYDAHMRLLILGFVREEKDYKSLEALVADINTDCDVARTSLARDRWAPPKALTPGAETDGLLDAKWLVEPLPKA
- a CDS encoding Putative NAD-dependent epimerase/dehydratase, NAD(P)-binding domain superfamily, with amino-acid sequence MAHSAAVIGSTGLVGSHILTNLITSEAFAAVNTISRRPPKAGGLTLKPIIEQDTSAWPPKLAALQPLPTVVFSALGTTRAAAGSIAEQWKIDHDLNVELVKAAKTAGCKAFIFISSAGTRGALSAQAPYSKMKNGVEDAIKEAGFDHGIILKPGMILGQREESRAAEGIFQSVIRTLGMVSRNIQDSIGQEAEVIARAAVHAAVLVEQGKAPAGVWEISGAEIVRLGRTEWKHGPWPRS